The window CCCACGACTAATTCCATTTTGTACGGCTTGCAGTCTGCTTTCATCTGGATAACTGTCTCCCCAGATAGCATCGAGTCATGCGCGTGTTCACTGTAGACGCCTTCACCGACAGTCCGTTCAAGGGTAATCCGGCCGGCGTCTGCCTGCTGGAGTCTCCGGCACCCGACTCATGGATGCAGGCGGTGGCCACCGAGATGGGCCTGTCGGAGACCGCGTTCCTGCTCGGCGAAACGCTGCGCTGGTTCACTCCGGCGGTCGAGGTCTCGCTCTGTGGCCACGCGACGCTGGCCACCGCCCACGTTCTCTATTCGACGGGCGCGGCGACCGGTCAGCTCGATTTCCTGACCGCCAGCGGAACGCTCAGGGTGAATCGAGCCGCCGACGGCATGATCACTATGGATTTTCCGGCCAAGGAAGTGACACCCACCACAGTTCCACCCGGACTGGAAAAAGCGCTCGGCGCCACCCCCGTGAGCGTGGGCCGAAGCACCCTCGACCTGCTGGTGGAGCTGCGGTCGGAGGACGAGGTGCGCTCCCTCAGCCCGGACATCCAGGCACTGGGCGCGGTCGACGCGCGGGGCGTCATCGTGACGGCCGCGGCCACGACGGAGGGCCACGACTTCGTCTCCCGCTTCTTCGCCCCGAACGTCGGCGTCCCCGAGGATCCGGTGACAGGCTCGGCGCACTGCGCCCTGGCCCCTTACTGGTCCCAGCGCCTCGGCCGCACCGAACTGGTGGGTGCGCAACTGTCCGCCAGGGGCGGCCTGGTCCGCGTCACTGCCGCCGGCGACCGGGTCCACCTGGCGGGCCACGCGGTGACGGTCCTCTCCGGCGAGCTGTACATCTAGCGGTGCCCGATCGCAGACGGGCCCGCCGCGCAGGATCGGGAGCACCACTGAGACGGCGACCCCACGAGCGCCGAGGGCAAACGAGAGCACGGCCTCCGCGAGAGCCCGGACCCCACCACCTGACAGCGTCCGCCCCACACCACCACCCCGCTGCAACGGCACGGGCTCCGCGAGAGCCAGGGTGCGTGACGGGATCGGGCACTGTCCAGCTGCGGCTCCTCCTGCTGCCTTTGGCCCGCCACAGTTCTGCTTACGCGCGCTCAGACAGAGGGTGTAGCCGCCCGGCTGGCGTGGGTCCCGCCGCCGGGCCCCGCGACCGCTCCGACCCCCGCCCAGCGCCGCAGGAAGACAGGGGCGGCGAACGGTCGGCGGCGGCGAGGCTACCAGGGTGCCGACGACACCGTCCTCGCCTCCCTCAAGCGAAACCCGCACCGACCGTGCCGCCTGTCCTGCGACCAGAAGTCCGTCAACCACGCTCATGCCGGGCCGCCGCCATCGGCGAAGGCGCCGTCGCCCCCATCACGGCCAGGAAGCGCTGGCTGCCCCTGTGACCGGGCCGGTGCAGTCGTGTGATCACCCTGGTGATCGGGTCCCGGCTCCGAACGTGACGTGATCTGCGGCCGAACCCGCATCAGGTTCTGCATGGGATGGGGACGTGGCTTGGGGCAGAACCTCAGCGGGCCTCGCTCGAGGGTGCTGCTAGCGTGTGCTCGTGCCGAAGACAGACAAGGTGCGCCGTCGCTGAGAGCGGCGGCGCAAAACCTCAGTTCTCGCCGTCGCTCCTGACCCTGGGCCAGGAGCGCCTATGTGGCGCTCGGATTTCCCTTGCTCCGGAGCGCATCCATGTTCGCCTTGTCTCGTCGCCAACGTCGGCGTGTCCTTGTCGCTGACCTCATCTCGACCGCGGTGTTCCCGCTCGCAATCACCGGCGCGACAGCAATCGTCCCCGATGTGACCGCGCAACTGCCCGGTGCGGGCGCCCTGGGTCCGTGGATCGTCCTCGCCTACAACGGGCTCTTCGCTGCAGCCCTACTGCTGGCGGGGGCGACAGCGGACCGCACCGCCCGGACCCGGTTCTTCGCCATCGGCAACATCGTTGTCGCAGTCACCGGGGTCTTGTCCGCCCTCGCTCCAGACCTGATGTCTCTGGTAGCCCTCCGCGTGGTCGCCGGCGTCGGGGCGGCCATGTGCGCCGCCGGTGGATCATCGATGATCTTGGCTGTGTACCCGCCGGACGAACGGCGTCGGGTGTACGGCTACGCGGGCGCCGTGCTGGGCAGCAGTCTGGCACTGGGCCCGGTCGTTGCCCAGACCCTCATGGCCATCGGAGGCTGGCCCCTGGTCTTCGTCGCGCCGGCGGCTGTTGCCGGCCTCGCGGCCTTGGCCACGCTCGGGCTTCCGGGTCTTCGCAGTCCCGAGGTGCCCGACAACTTCGACCTTGCCGGCGCTGTCCTCTTCGGGGTGACCATCGCCGCCGCGGTGACCGCACTCGGGCTGGGCCTTGGGGTCGGAGTCCCGTGGTGGGGGCCGGGAGTACTCGTCCTCGTCGCGGCAGCCGGCGCCACGGGGCTCGTCCGCGTGGAACGGCGTGCATCTGATCCCGCGATCCCCGTGGACCTGTTGCGGATCCCCGCCTATCGCGCGTACGCCGTGGCGACGGGTGCCTTCATGGGGATGCTCGTGGTGGGGTTGGCCGCGCTCCCGCAGCTTGGCTCTGCCCAGAGCATGGGTCCAGGCGAGGCAGCGGTCATGCTCAGCCTGCTGACCGTGCCGTCAACGGTCCTACCGCTTCTTGCCGCGCGGCTCGCGCGCCGACGGGCACGGCCGCTGGTGACAACCGCCCTGTTCGCCTGCGCCGTCACCGCGCTCATCCTGCAAGTCACCGACCAACCTGCCGCTCTTCTCGGCGCGGCCGGGGTCATCGGGCTGTGTCTTGGGCTGACCGAAGGCGTCCCAGACGGACAAGCACTCAAGTACGTGCCCTCCCAGCGCGGAGGGGCGGGCGCCGCGCTGTTCAGCACGACGCGGATGAGCTTGGAAACGCTCACCCTGGCGGCTGCCACCGGGGTGATGGCGGCTCTAGGTCCCTCATCCGGAATGGCGGTCGCTGGAGCCGTGTGCCTCGCCGCCGGCGTCATCGTCCATCAAGCCGTCCCCCTTCGCGACGCATAGTCCCGGGCTGCACTCTCCTGCCGCCGACATGGCACGCGTGGCCGCTGGCACGCTCGTCACCGTCCGTGTCGGCGGTCCGGCGCTTACTACTGCAACGGCACTCATATGGTGGTGTGGCCGCGTCTTCGACAGCAGGAGCGGTGGGCTTGGGCTTGTCGCCGACGGTGCCAACATGACCAGGCGGGGACATGAGACGCTGAGTGGCGCGGCTGCGGGAGTAGACCGATCAGCAGGCGCCGGGTCTCGTGGGTCTTCGCATGTGACCCGGCTGCGCTGTCCCGTGAACACCTTGCGTGATCGGACTCCGGCTCCGGAGCGTGACGGTGGTCGGCGGTTCACCCGCGTCGTCGGTCGTTCCCGAACCCCGGTCCAAAGAGTCTTTTCCATCTTGATCAACGGCCGTCTTCTGCGTTCAGAAGGACGAGGCCGGCCTGCACGATCACGATCGCCCGGCGACCGCCGAGCAACGCAGCCGACCGGCCGTCTTGAGCGGGTTGAAGGATCCGTCGACGGCACGCCAAAGCGCCGCCGGAGCACAGGACCAGCCCGGCTCCCCCCCGCATGGAGCTGTCCATCAGCCTAGTGGTGCCCGGGAGCACGGCGCCGGCGGGCCGGTCAGACGTCGAGGAGCTCGACGGTCACGCTCGCCACGTCACCCGCGCCGAGCCCTTCGGCCTCGCGCACAGTCCGCTTGATCGGCAGCGCGTAGCAACCGCGCCGCTTGTCCGGGAAGATGGAGGTCTTCCAGCTGCTCCCGCCGATCGTGACCCGCACCCGCAACGAACCGAACCCACGCCGCGA is drawn from Nonomuraea muscovyensis and contains these coding sequences:
- a CDS encoding PhzF family phenazine biosynthesis protein, giving the protein MRVFTVDAFTDSPFKGNPAGVCLLESPAPDSWMQAVATEMGLSETAFLLGETLRWFTPAVEVSLCGHATLATAHVLYSTGAATGQLDFLTASGTLRVNRAADGMITMDFPAKEVTPTTVPPGLEKALGATPVSVGRSTLDLLVELRSEDEVRSLSPDIQALGAVDARGVIVTAAATTEGHDFVSRFFAPNVGVPEDPVTGSAHCALAPYWSQRLGRTELVGAQLSARGGLVRVTAAGDRVHLAGHAVTVLSGELYI
- a CDS encoding MFS transporter; its protein translation is MALGFPLLRSASMFALSRRQRRRVLVADLISTAVFPLAITGATAIVPDVTAQLPGAGALGPWIVLAYNGLFAAALLLAGATADRTARTRFFAIGNIVVAVTGVLSALAPDLMSLVALRVVAGVGAAMCAAGGSSMILAVYPPDERRRVYGYAGAVLGSSLALGPVVAQTLMAIGGWPLVFVAPAAVAGLAALATLGLPGLRSPEVPDNFDLAGAVLFGVTIAAAVTALGLGLGVGVPWWGPGVLVLVAAAGATGLVRVERRASDPAIPVDLLRIPAYRAYAVATGAFMGMLVVGLAALPQLGSAQSMGPGEAAVMLSLLTVPSTVLPLLAARLARRRARPLVTTALFACAVTALILQVTDQPAALLGAAGVIGLCLGLTEGVPDGQALKYVPSQRGGAGAALFSTTRMSLETLTLAAATGVMAALGPSSGMAVAGAVCLAAGVIVHQAVPLRDA
- a CDS encoding DUF1905 domain-containing protein gives rise to the protein MVVFDAELWIWDARRADSWTFVSLPVEESEAIQDMTGGSRRGFGSLRVRVTIGGSSWKTSIFPDKRRGCYALPIKRTVREAEGLGAGDVASVTVELLDV